Proteins co-encoded in one Kutzneria chonburiensis genomic window:
- a CDS encoding LacI family DNA-binding transcriptional regulator, with product MTAVEPCPSPPTLADVARAAGVSSATASRVLNGFPRVRAETRRQVESAIATLGYERQRAARGAPRPRSRSIAFVVCEEGLRLFTDPYFARIAAGVSRELTAAGLQLALLPVPSTRDCQAPAMHYLSSGHVDGALFVSMHGRSPLDLDRIEVPVVIGGRPVHGDGHDDFSYVDADNLGGAARAVRHLVDSGRSVIATVAGPRDMAVGLDRLAGYRRVMAEAERSDHGLMFFGDFGQSSGEHAAARLLERRPDVDAIFTASDLMAVGVLRALRRAGRRVPDDVAVIGFDDLPIGRHTDPPLTTVRQPVEEMGARMTRELLSLIGGGPSAPRRVVLDTELVLRASA from the coding sequence GTGACCGCTGTCGAGCCGTGCCCTTCGCCCCCGACGCTCGCCGATGTCGCGCGGGCGGCCGGGGTGTCCTCGGCGACCGCGTCCCGAGTGCTCAACGGTTTTCCGCGCGTGCGCGCCGAGACCCGGAGACAGGTCGAGTCGGCCATAGCCACATTGGGCTATGAACGCCAGCGTGCCGCCCGGGGTGCGCCTCGGCCACGCTCGCGGTCGATCGCGTTCGTGGTGTGCGAGGAGGGACTGCGGCTGTTCACCGATCCGTACTTCGCGCGCATCGCGGCCGGCGTCAGCCGGGAGCTGACCGCCGCCGGTCTGCAACTGGCACTGTTACCGGTACCGTCCACAAGGGACTGCCAGGCGCCGGCCATGCACTACCTGAGCAGTGGTCACGTTGACGGCGCGCTGTTCGTCAGCATGCACGGCCGCAGTCCGCTTGATCTCGACCGCATCGAGGTCCCCGTGGTCATCGGCGGCCGACCGGTGCACGGCGACGGACACGACGACTTCTCCTACGTGGACGCGGACAACCTCGGCGGTGCCGCCCGGGCGGTGCGACACCTCGTGGACAGTGGCCGTTCGGTGATCGCCACCGTGGCCGGGCCACGGGACATGGCCGTTGGCCTTGACCGGCTTGCCGGCTACCGCCGGGTCATGGCCGAGGCGGAGCGGTCCGACCACGGCCTGATGTTCTTCGGCGACTTCGGCCAGTCGTCCGGCGAGCATGCGGCGGCGCGATTGCTGGAGCGCCGACCCGACGTGGACGCCATCTTCACCGCGTCCGACCTGATGGCCGTCGGGGTGCTGCGGGCCTTGCGCCGGGCCGGCCGCCGGGTGCCCGACGACGTCGCCGTGATCGGCTTCGACGACCTGCCGATCGGCCGGCACACCGATCCCCCGCTGACCACCGTCCGCCAGCCGGTCGAGGAGATGGGCGCTCGGATGACCCGGGAACTGCTCAGCCTGATCGGCGGCGGCCCGTCGGCGCCGCGCCGGGTCGTGCTCGACACGGAGCTCGTGCTGCGCGCCTCGGCGTGA